Within Acanthochromis polyacanthus isolate Apoly-LR-REF ecotype Palm Island chromosome 3, KAUST_Apoly_ChrSc, whole genome shotgun sequence, the genomic segment TTGCAAAGGGTAGTCTATCTGCTGATGTGTTACCCGATTTACAAACTTTTTATCCTCATCCTGTTACTACAcgtatgttgttttgttgtgctaataTGTAGCCGTAAACTCATGTCTGTAGgagctgcagccctgcacaCATATCAGGACACTTTTCAAGAACAGCTGAGGGGTGTAGGCATACTACTAAGCGAAGTATGTTTAGCATAAAAGAGAGTTTTCTGTGTCATGAAAGTGTCTCTTTTTTAACCTGGCGAGATCACCATGCTAACTGCTTGCAGACCAAACCTGGTCCGCACCacattctgttcagagtttcagcTTGAAATCAtcttaaaaagtgcatttttcacTGATCATCTCCTATGAAAGTAGCATCATGTGTGTCAGACTCTCAGCTGAGGAAATAGATAGGCTATATGAACCGCAGTGTTTCATGATGCTACCGGACGAAGCCATGAAGTTACGGTAGCGCTCTCTGTATACGTTGCCAAGGCAACCAGTAGCCTATCAGTAGTCAGAATCTAAAACGGAGACACCTTCTTGACACAGAAAACTCTGGTTTTATGCTCAACATACTTCGCTTAGTAGTATGCCTAAAACCCTCAGCTGTTCTTGAAAAGTGTCCTGATATGtgtgcagggctgcagctcttacagacacaaatgagtttacggctacatattagcacaacaaaacaacatacgTGTAGTAACAGGGTGAGGATAAAAAGTTTGTAAATCAGGTGACACGTCAGCAGATAGGCTACCCATTGCAACAAAGTGTCAAATATAggcctaaataaataacttccTAAATGCAGGATATCAAGATATGGACTAGAACAGCTAAGAAAAGTAAAAAGACACTCACCTTAGGAACATCACGTAGGTACGGCCGTGCACAGATTATTGCAGGGTGTAGAGATGGTGCGATTTACTTACTCAGCTGTCTAGGAATGATATTAATGGTATTAGTTGTTCATGCACACGTTATACCTATTTCGTggccacaaattagtatttcgtgTGAATGAATTAGTATTTCGTTCGTACGTTATAGCTAAATCATGgccacagtttattttttcaccATGTCATCAGAGGGGCTCCGTAGTAACCATACTTATCCACTGATCAGTGCTCAACAGCGACAGTTAGATGATGTGAAGGTGGTTATACGTTCAGTTCACATATGTACTGTGAATTATACTTTGGTTTAAAGTCACTGAGGTGCACATTGTGTGCATCGTACATTGTATATAGCGGATGGGGATTTGTAGTTTGGAGCCGTTTCTTCCGATTCCACATATCGTTTATTTTTTGAAGCATctttggttttctgtcttttcaggAGGGAGTGAAGACGGAGAACAATGAGCACATCAACCTGAAGGTGGCAGGACAGGATGGCTCAGTGGTGCAGTTCAAGATCAAAAGGCACACTCCTCTCAGCAAACTGATGAAAGCTTATTGTGAACGGCaggtgaggctgcagcacaggTTTCATGGCAGTTAAAATAAGTAACCTTTAGGTTAATACAGGTTAACTCAGTCGGAAATTCTCAAACAGGTGACCAACAATAAAGTGTGATCTGCTGTTCTGTATTCGTCATGCAATATTggtgtttatcacatttcactATGTAATGCTGTCATGAAATACTAAAAATAGATTATTGTAACTCACTTATGATGTCCTTTTAATAGAATTGAAACAGATGATGTGATCTTTTGTTTGGTGAAAGGTTACAGTAACACGTTcttatttttactttcttttattGCCATTTTATATTATGGCACTTCTGGAACCTCAGTGCAGCAAGATCTTGAAAAACTTGTATAAATATACTTTTTGATGGTTACAATGTTGAAAACTCAACAAACTTCGCAgtttttgcactgtgtgtttCTAATTTATTCTTGTACTGCCTTTATACTTCTTTTTCTCCtatggagctgctgtaactaaactgtccccactgtgggatcaatatgGTTTATCTTATATTTTTTCATTAGACATGAAAGCTGTATCGCGTTAATgcttttttgtggtgttttatgcCTTCATTTTTAGCAGACATTTAGATGAAATTGCAATTTATGATCACTTCCTTCAACCTCAGGTCACCTGTTTTCCCGATAAAAGCGATTGTTAGTGTTCTCAACTTAATATTCCTCTTTCTGTCCACATAGGGGCTGTCGATGAGGCAAATACGATTTCGATTTGATGGTCAGCCCATCAATGAAACAGATACACCTTCACAGGTACAGATACTACCTGCTGTTCAGTCTACATACACCATGGGGAGTGGTTTTTGTTATCATGAACTGTAGCTGAATGACAGACTAATGAACCAGACCTCATTGATTTGGGTGGGGTTAAACTACGTCTGTAGTCATGTTGTAGACCAACTCTTAGGTATTTAATAAGCCTCAGGTATTTCAAGTAAGCAGGCAGTGACATGAGTGTAATCGTAAAATTGTGAAACCCAGACAAGTAATCAAGTGTCATGATGTGGTtacttttaaatataaattatggCTCTTTAGTTACAAAAATGCTAACGAAATAATAGCAGGTGAATACTGTACATTGCTTGGCCCTgcctatttattttttaggacACTGTAGTTCACCTTGCTTTCACTATCAAAGTTGCAGTAATGTTCCTTGGTGGGTCATGTGAATTCATGTCCCAATTGTCTCAGTTAACTGTAGAATCTGTGACATCACACTGCACGGAAAGAGATGGTCAAAGAAAGAGAAGTGATCAATGTAAACTCAGCACCTACTGTTGTGCGGTATGTGTAGTGTGTTACAGTGTATGTACTGTGTACAAATAAAGCACATTGTTTATTGATAACAAGCAGCTGTCAGCAAATTGGAGTCTAGGCTGCAGCTGAACTTCCTCCATGTATATATGGGATAAAGTCTTCTTTACCTCATGGTCAAAATCACAGATTGACTCTGGAAACTTTCCTCTGTGATTAAAAGGGTGAAGTACATGGTGATAAATGATAGTTGTGTGCAGATAGTTGATGTGCATGTTTCAACACCTGAATAAGATTAGATTAAGCACTTGAATGATGCACATATCCTTTGCCTTTCACACAACTACTGTACTTACAAACTTTGAACTGCCATTTCATTTTGTATCTGCAGCTCGAAATGGAGGATGAAGATACAATTGATGTGTTCCAACAGCAAACCGGAggctctcctctttaaagactGTTTCTAAAAACATCCCTACCTCCCCCTTTTATCCCTGAACTTCTTTGTTATACCCAGTCTTCTTCAAATGCTCATGACCAGTGTTGATACATCCAGTGGAATACTTATTCAAAATACTCAAAGGCAGCAGCACAGTTGGTGTAGTTTGATCACACTGTCGTTCATATGTTAACATGTCTGAACTGTGCAGTCTAGACAGCTTGTAAGCTGCAGTGAGTCCGATGATGTGCCGAAGAAATTAAAAGCTAGATAAgagctttttgttattttggtttatttttttcatgatttggaAACACCATCTTGGTCCTTGTTTTATACTTCTGTCATTGAGGTTTTGATGAAGATAAAATTTTGTCATTGTTGAGTAAGCCTGTGTTTTAAATTCACTGACATCTGTTGttatgaaaatgtattattggAATAAattgagtctttttttaaaaatatgtctatagttttttttatgGTCATAGCATATCATATCTGAAAAATTTCACCATGACATTTTGGGGTTTCAAGTGCAACCGTCTAAATCGTTCTCAAAGCTGTTGTTGAGTGCAGTTGTAAGATACAAGCTTTATTTAATCTGCAAACAAGACTTGATTCCGATCTCTTAAAGCATTAATcatttgacttaaaaaaaaacggaaaatgGCACTCTTCAGGCTATCATTTTACCAAGTGTCTGTATactttattttcagtatt encodes:
- the sumo2a gene encoding small ubiquitin like modifier 2a isoform X2; the encoded protein is MADEKPKEGVKTENNEHINLKVAGQDGSVVQFKIKRHTPLSKLMKAYCERQGLSMRQIRFRFDGQPINETDTPSQLEMEDEDTIDVFQQQTGGSPL
- the sumo2a gene encoding small ubiquitin like modifier 2a isoform X1, yielding MATVYFFTMSSEGLRSNHTYPLISAQQRQLDDVKEGVKTENNEHINLKVAGQDGSVVQFKIKRHTPLSKLMKAYCERQGLSMRQIRFRFDGQPINETDTPSQLEMEDEDTIDVFQQQTGGSPL